A section of the Microbulbifer pacificus genome encodes:
- the pyrF gene encoding orotidine-5'-phosphate decarboxylase: MTDSVASPVIVALDYDNAEAALAMAAQLDPAICRVKVGKELFTIAGPDLVRELVGKGFDVFLDLKFHDIPNTVAAAVRAAASLGVWMVNVHASGGERMMRAAAGALAPLGAKRPLLIGVTVLTSTAEDELAPVGVIRPLKEQVVALAQLAKSSGLDGVVCSAQEAESLKQTCGSAFSLVTPGIRPAGSAADDQRRIVTPVDALKNGSDYLVIGRPITGAENPAAALQAIVEDIRNSEV, encoded by the coding sequence TTGACTGATTCTGTTGCATCCCCAGTAATCGTGGCGCTGGATTATGACAATGCGGAAGCCGCGCTAGCGATGGCCGCACAATTGGACCCGGCGATTTGCCGTGTGAAGGTGGGCAAGGAGTTGTTCACTATCGCCGGGCCGGATCTGGTGCGGGAATTGGTGGGGAAGGGCTTTGATGTATTCCTCGATCTGAAATTTCACGATATTCCCAATACCGTTGCCGCGGCGGTGCGGGCGGCTGCCAGCCTGGGCGTGTGGATGGTCAATGTCCACGCCAGTGGCGGAGAGCGGATGATGCGTGCCGCCGCGGGTGCACTGGCGCCTCTGGGCGCAAAGCGCCCTCTGCTGATTGGTGTCACGGTGTTGACCAGTACTGCGGAAGACGAGCTGGCACCGGTTGGTGTAATCCGGCCGCTGAAAGAGCAGGTGGTCGCGTTGGCTCAGCTGGCCAAAAGCAGCGGGCTCGACGGCGTGGTTTGTTCGGCGCAGGAAGCGGAATCCCTCAAGCAAACTTGTGGCAGTGCGTTCTCCCTGGTTACCCCGGGTATCCGTCCTGCGGGTTCCGCTGCGGATGATCAGCGCAGAATCGTAACGCCGGTAGATGCTCTGAAAAATGGCTCCGACTATCTGGTAATTGGACGTCCGATCACCGGTGCAGAAAATCCCGCTGCCGCACTGCAGGCGATTGTCGAGGATATCCGCAACAGCGAGGTTTGA
- the lapB gene encoding lipopolysaccharide assembly protein LapB, translated as MSDLTFFIFIFASIAIGWYLGRKSGKKKGAKNNQHHALAQSYAQGLNYLLSERHNDAIEKFIDALEVSSATFETHLALGNLLRKRGEHDQAIRVHQNLLARPSLNRISQQKAQLELARDYIAAGWLDRAERLLQELVETSSELRNTSLEYLVEVYRDEREWAKAIHAVNLLHGRRFKRLPGEWAPVQAHFCCELAEEAINSKDYLSARKHIDAALGYDRHSVRANLLLGRLEYLLGRPQEAIKVLERVPKQNPDYIPEILDLLITCYDAVGDEQGLVQYLEVLLKEHPSNSVLIALTERIHQARSEAEAAAFMGKQLALRPSLRGLGYFLNLHIDGTEGRSQENLFLLKNLIDQLIASRPHYRCNNCGFSGNQLHWLCPSCKHWGSVRSVKGIEGE; from the coding sequence TTGAGCGACCTGACGTTTTTCATCTTCATTTTTGCGTCCATCGCCATCGGGTGGTATCTCGGTCGCAAGAGTGGCAAAAAGAAAGGTGCAAAAAACAATCAGCACCATGCTCTGGCGCAATCCTATGCGCAGGGGCTCAATTATCTGCTGAGTGAGCGTCACAACGACGCAATCGAAAAATTCATTGATGCGCTTGAAGTGAGTAGCGCCACCTTTGAAACCCATCTAGCCCTCGGTAACCTGCTGCGTAAGCGCGGTGAGCACGACCAGGCCATTCGCGTGCACCAGAATCTGCTGGCGCGTCCCAGTCTTAACCGGATCAGCCAACAGAAAGCACAGCTGGAACTCGCGCGGGATTACATTGCCGCGGGCTGGCTCGACAGGGCGGAGCGGCTACTGCAGGAGCTGGTGGAAACTTCTTCGGAGCTGCGCAATACCAGTCTCGAATATCTGGTTGAGGTTTACCGGGATGAGCGCGAATGGGCCAAGGCGATCCACGCAGTAAACCTGCTGCACGGACGTCGCTTCAAACGTTTGCCGGGAGAGTGGGCACCGGTACAGGCGCACTTCTGCTGTGAACTGGCGGAAGAGGCGATTAATAGCAAGGATTACCTGAGTGCGCGCAAGCACATTGATGCGGCGCTCGGCTACGATCGGCACTCGGTGCGTGCCAACCTGCTGTTGGGGCGGCTTGAGTATCTGCTTGGGCGCCCGCAAGAGGCCATCAAGGTGCTCGAGAGGGTGCCAAAGCAGAACCCGGACTATATTCCTGAAATTCTCGACCTGTTGATTACCTGCTATGACGCCGTGGGCGATGAGCAGGGATTGGTTCAGTATCTGGAGGTGCTGCTCAAGGAGCATCCCTCGAACAGTGTGCTGATTGCGCTCACCGAACGTATTCACCAAGCGCGAAGTGAAGCGGAGGCCGCGGCTTTTATGGGCAAGCAGCTGGCCCTGCGCCCATCACTGCGGGGGCTTGGCTATTTCCTTAATCTGCATATTGACGGTACCGAGGGGCGCTCGCAGGAAAACCTGTTCCTGCTCAAAAATCTGATTGACCAGCTTATCGCCAGTCGCCCCCACTACCGCTGCAATAACTGTGGCTTTTCCGGTAACCAGTTGCATTGGCTGTGCCCGAGCTGCAAACACTGGGGCAGTGTGCGCTCGGTAAAAGGTATCGAGGGCGAGTAG
- a CDS encoding lipopolysaccharide assembly protein LapA domain-containing protein: MSFLRWISRLLFGVLALACIALGVYFAVDNPESITPRFAGYPLFAGSVGFWLIGFLLIGALLGFLASLLPYWTERRRVKGLERQLLRTERELQTVRRQVAGE; encoded by the coding sequence TTGTCATTTCTGCGCTGGATATCGCGTCTGCTGTTCGGGGTGCTCGCCCTGGCCTGTATAGCTTTGGGCGTGTATTTCGCGGTCGATAATCCTGAAAGTATCACCCCGCGATTTGCCGGCTACCCGCTGTTTGCGGGCAGTGTCGGATTCTGGTTGATCGGATTTCTGCTGATTGGTGCCTTGCTGGGGTTTCTCGCCAGCCTGTTACCCTACTGGACCGAAAGGCGCCGGGTAAAAGGCTTGGAGCGCCAATTGTTGCGCACTGAGCGCGAGTTGCAGACGGTGCGCCGCCAGGTTGCCGGAGAATGA
- the ihfB gene encoding integration host factor subunit beta: MTKSELIEKIALRLDQLPVKDVELAVKVMLDTMSGVLAEGERIEIRGFGSFSLHYRAPRTGRNPKTGDSVELAGKYVPHFKPGKELRDRVNQQLSHDALESA, translated from the coding sequence ATGACCAAGTCTGAACTGATCGAGAAGATTGCTCTGAGGTTGGATCAGCTGCCGGTGAAGGATGTAGAGCTGGCGGTTAAAGTCATGTTGGACACCATGTCGGGTGTCCTGGCTGAAGGGGAGCGGATCGAAATCCGCGGATTCGGCAGTTTTTCCCTGCACTATCGGGCGCCGAGAACCGGGCGCAACCCCAAAACCGGTGACTCGGTCGAACTGGCAGGTAAATACGTACCACACTTCAAACCGGGGAAAGAACTCAGGGACAGGGTCAATCAGCAGCTGAGCCACGATGCGCTTGAAAGTGCGTGA
- the rpsA gene encoding 30S ribosomal protein S1 — MSESFAELFEESLKSVEMAPGAIVTGVVIDVDKDWVTVHAGLKSEGVIPAEQFKNEKGELLLQVGDEVQVALEAVEDGFGETRLSREKAKRAEAWKILDAAHAADEVVKGVISGKVKGGFTVDVANIRAFLPGSLVDVRPVRDTAHLEGKELDFKVIKLDAKRNNVVVSRRAVMEAANSEEREALLASLQEGMAVKGIVKNLTDYGAFVDLGGIDGLLHITDMAWKRIKHPSEIVNVGDEIEVKVLKFDRDRSRVSLGLKQLGEDPWVSIKQRYPENSRVKAVVTNLTDYGCFAELEEGVEGLVHVSEMDWTNKNIHPSKVVNVGDEVEVMILDIDEERRRISLGIKQCQENPWDAFARKFAKGDKISGKIKSITDFGIFIGLDGSIDGLVHLSDISWNEAGEEAVRKFKKGDELETVILGIDSDRERISLGIKQLESDPFSDYVATNDRGSIVMGTVKEVDAKQAIITLAGEVEGVLRASEISRDKVEDARNALKEGDEVETKITSVDRKNRVISLSIKAKDQDDEKQAIKDHSKKQAEQVQPATIGDLIKAQMNNKD, encoded by the coding sequence ATGAGCGAGAGCTTTGCTGAACTATTTGAAGAGAGCCTGAAAAGCGTCGAAATGGCACCGGGTGCGATTGTTACCGGTGTTGTAATCGACGTGGACAAAGACTGGGTTACCGTACACGCGGGCCTGAAGTCTGAAGGCGTTATTCCTGCGGAACAGTTCAAGAACGAAAAAGGCGAACTGCTGCTGCAGGTGGGCGACGAAGTACAGGTTGCCCTGGAAGCGGTTGAAGATGGTTTCGGTGAAACCCGTCTGTCCCGTGAAAAAGCCAAGCGCGCTGAAGCCTGGAAAATCCTCGACGCTGCACACGCTGCAGACGAAGTGGTTAAAGGTGTTATCAGCGGCAAGGTTAAAGGCGGCTTTACTGTTGACGTTGCCAACATCCGCGCGTTCCTGCCGGGTTCTCTGGTAGACGTTCGTCCGGTTCGCGATACCGCGCACCTGGAAGGCAAAGAGCTCGACTTCAAAGTCATCAAGCTGGACGCCAAGCGCAACAACGTTGTTGTTTCCCGTCGCGCCGTGATGGAAGCAGCCAACAGCGAAGAGCGCGAAGCTCTGCTGGCCAGCCTGCAAGAAGGTATGGCAGTTAAGGGTATCGTGAAGAACCTGACCGACTACGGCGCGTTCGTAGATCTCGGCGGTATCGACGGCCTGCTGCACATCACCGACATGGCCTGGAAGCGTATCAAGCACCCGAGCGAGATCGTGAACGTTGGCGACGAGATCGAAGTCAAGGTTCTGAAGTTCGACCGCGATCGCAGCCGTGTATCCCTGGGTCTGAAGCAACTGGGCGAAGATCCGTGGGTATCCATCAAGCAGCGTTACCCGGAAAACAGCCGCGTGAAGGCGGTTGTAACCAATCTGACCGACTACGGCTGCTTCGCCGAGCTGGAAGAAGGTGTGGAAGGTCTGGTACACGTTTCCGAAATGGATTGGACCAACAAGAACATTCACCCGTCCAAAGTTGTCAATGTTGGCGACGAGGTCGAGGTAATGATCCTGGATATCGACGAAGAGCGTCGTCGTATCTCCCTGGGTATCAAGCAGTGCCAGGAAAACCCCTGGGACGCGTTCGCGCGTAAGTTTGCCAAGGGCGACAAGATCTCCGGTAAGATCAAGTCCATCACCGACTTCGGTATCTTCATCGGTCTGGACGGCAGTATCGACGGTCTGGTTCACCTGTCCGACATCTCCTGGAACGAAGCTGGCGAAGAAGCCGTGCGCAAGTTCAAGAAAGGTGACGAGCTGGAAACCGTTATCCTGGGTATCGACTCCGACCGCGAGCGTATCTCCCTGGGTATCAAGCAGCTGGAATCCGATCCGTTCTCTGATTACGTTGCCACCAACGATCGCGGCAGCATCGTAATGGGTACCGTGAAAGAAGTTGACGCCAAGCAGGCGATCATCACCCTGGCCGGCGAAGTGGAAGGTGTTCTGCGCGCTTCCGAAATCAGCCGCGACAAGGTTGAAGACGCCCGTAACGCCCTGAAAGAAGGCGATGAAGTAGAGACCAAGATCACCAGTGTGGATCGCAAGAACCGCGTGATCAGCCTCTCCATCAAGGCCAAAGATCAGGACGACGAGAAGCAAGCGATCAAGGATCACAGCAAGAAGCAGGCTGAACAGGTTCAGCCGGCTACTATCGGTGACCTGATCAAGGCGCAAATGAATAACAAAGACTAA
- the cmk gene encoding (d)CMP kinase, with product MTEAITKAPVITIDGPSGSGKGTIAKLLADKLGFALLDSGALYRLTALAALNADVDLADEARLADIAGNLDIQFAVANNEVSALLGGKDVSRDIRMERVSMAASKVAAIPAVRDALLQRQRDFRALPGLVADGRDMGTTVFPDAPVKIFLTASAEERARRRYDQLQGRGVSVSLRDLLEDIRARDDRDMNRAASPLAPAEDALVLDSTSIDINGVLQKVLELVHQRIG from the coding sequence ATGACTGAAGCGATCACAAAAGCGCCTGTAATCACCATCGACGGACCGAGCGGTTCTGGCAAGGGCACCATTGCCAAGCTGTTGGCGGATAAGCTCGGGTTTGCGTTACTGGATTCCGGCGCGCTCTACCGCCTGACCGCGCTGGCGGCATTGAACGCAGACGTGGACCTTGCGGATGAGGCCCGGCTCGCGGATATCGCCGGCAACCTGGATATCCAGTTTGCCGTTGCGAACAATGAAGTGAGTGCGCTGTTGGGCGGTAAAGATGTCAGTCGCGATATTCGTATGGAGCGGGTGAGCATGGCGGCCTCAAAAGTGGCTGCCATTCCTGCGGTGCGGGATGCCCTGTTGCAGCGTCAGCGGGACTTTCGCGCATTGCCGGGCCTGGTGGCGGATGGCCGTGATATGGGCACCACGGTCTTCCCCGACGCGCCGGTCAAGATTTTCCTTACCGCCAGTGCGGAAGAGCGCGCCCGGCGGCGCTACGATCAGTTGCAGGGTAGGGGGGTTTCTGTTAGCCTCCGCGACCTGCTGGAGGACATCCGCGCCCGGGACGACCGGGATATGAATCGCGCAGCCTCCCCGCTGGCACCGGCGGAAGACGCCCTGGTGCTGGACAGCACGAGCATCGACATAAACGGTGTTCTGCAAAAAGTGCTTGAATTGGTTCATCAGCGCATCGGTTGA
- a CDS encoding bifunctional prephenate dehydrogenase/3-phosphoshikimate 1-carboxyvinyltransferase, whose product MAVAGERNGQEAFGVDVGRLVVVGIGLIGGSLALGLKAASGCREVIGVARRAQTCEQAVALGVVDRAVTDLGEILPELEVGDVIFVAVPTLAVEAVFTQLKDSLPAGVTVTDGASVKGSVVAAAKNVWGQVPDFLVPGHPIAGSEQSGVTAARDDLYIAHRIILTPLENTAAVHVQRIHTMWEAVGAEVLTMPVVEHDDVLAATSHLPHVIAFGLVDTLAHDAENENIFRYAAGGFRDFTRIASSDPVMWRDIMLANRDAILKAIDLYTSNLESLRSAIASGDSEHLMGVFTRAKAARDHFTKMLAKKAYTEIMEAKEVTFVARPGGAVNGDLRVPGDKSMSHRSIMLGSLAEGVTEVEGFLEGEDALATLQAFRDMGVVIEGPVNGRVTIHGVGMHGLQAPPGPLYVGNSGTSMRLLAGLLAGQAFDSVLTGDESLSKRPMNRVANPLREMGAAVETAEDGRPPVKINGGQSLRAIDYTLPMASAQVKSCVLLAGLYAEGDTRTTEPAPTRDHTERMLAGFGYDVNRDGPRASVRGGGKLTACHIDVPADISSATFFMVAASIAPGSDVLLRHVGINPTRDGAINILRAMGADITLENRREVGGEPVADIRVRYAPLKGIQIPEDQVPLAIDEFPAIFVAASCAEGETVLTGAEELRVKESDRIQAMADGLKILGINAEPTPDGIVIQGKGGNGEVAVFGGGEVDSLGDHRIAMSFAVAALRASADIRILHCANVATSFPNFAELAQGAGMDLEVR is encoded by the coding sequence ATGGCGGTGGCAGGCGAGCGCAATGGGCAGGAAGCCTTTGGGGTCGATGTCGGCCGCCTGGTGGTGGTCGGCATTGGCCTGATCGGCGGCAGTCTTGCGCTGGGGCTGAAGGCTGCCAGCGGTTGCCGCGAGGTTATCGGCGTGGCGCGCCGGGCACAGACCTGCGAGCAGGCGGTTGCGCTTGGCGTGGTGGATCGCGCGGTTACCGATCTCGGTGAAATCCTGCCGGAGCTGGAGGTGGGTGATGTAATTTTTGTCGCGGTGCCGACGCTTGCCGTGGAAGCGGTATTCACGCAGTTGAAGGATTCTTTGCCCGCCGGGGTGACCGTTACCGACGGTGCCAGCGTCAAGGGCAGTGTGGTTGCGGCGGCAAAAAATGTCTGGGGGCAGGTGCCGGATTTCCTGGTGCCGGGCCACCCGATCGCCGGTTCGGAGCAGAGTGGTGTAACCGCCGCGCGCGATGACCTCTACATTGCCCATCGCATCATTCTGACGCCGCTGGAAAACACTGCTGCGGTGCATGTGCAGCGGATTCACACCATGTGGGAAGCAGTCGGTGCGGAAGTGCTGACCATGCCGGTGGTGGAGCACGATGATGTGCTTGCGGCCACCAGCCACCTTCCCCATGTGATTGCCTTCGGGCTGGTGGATACCCTGGCCCACGACGCGGAAAACGAGAATATTTTCCGCTATGCCGCCGGTGGCTTTCGCGATTTTACCCGTATTGCCTCCAGCGACCCGGTGATGTGGCGGGACATCATGCTCGCCAACCGGGATGCGATTCTCAAAGCTATCGACCTATACACCTCCAATCTGGAATCCCTGCGCAGTGCCATTGCCAGCGGCGACAGCGAACACCTGATGGGGGTTTTTACCCGGGCCAAGGCGGCGCGGGATCACTTCACCAAAATGCTGGCCAAAAAAGCGTACACGGAAATTATGGAAGCGAAGGAAGTAACGTTTGTCGCCCGTCCGGGCGGCGCAGTGAACGGCGATCTGCGGGTGCCGGGCGACAAGTCCATGTCGCACCGCTCCATCATGCTGGGCTCTCTGGCTGAAGGTGTCACCGAGGTAGAGGGATTTCTTGAGGGGGAGGACGCACTGGCGACCCTGCAGGCTTTCCGCGATATGGGTGTGGTGATCGAGGGGCCGGTCAATGGTCGTGTCACCATTCACGGCGTGGGTATGCACGGATTGCAGGCGCCACCCGGGCCGCTGTATGTGGGCAATTCCGGAACCTCCATGCGACTGCTTGCGGGCCTGCTGGCGGGGCAGGCATTTGACTCTGTGTTGACCGGTGATGAATCCCTGTCCAAGCGCCCGATGAATCGCGTGGCCAATCCACTGCGGGAGATGGGGGCTGCGGTGGAGACCGCAGAGGACGGTCGTCCGCCGGTGAAGATCAATGGCGGCCAGTCCCTGAGGGCTATTGATTACACCCTGCCCATGGCCAGCGCCCAGGTGAAATCCTGTGTGCTGCTGGCGGGTCTCTATGCAGAAGGTGATACGCGTACCACCGAGCCTGCGCCCACCCGCGACCACACCGAGCGTATGCTGGCCGGGTTCGGCTATGACGTTAACCGCGATGGTCCCCGCGCCAGTGTGCGTGGCGGCGGCAAGCTGACCGCCTGTCATATTGATGTGCCTGCAGATATCTCATCTGCCACCTTCTTTATGGTGGCGGCCTCCATCGCTCCGGGATCCGATGTGCTGCTGCGGCATGTGGGTATCAACCCCACCCGCGATGGGGCAATAAACATCCTGCGGGCCATGGGCGCGGACATTACCCTTGAGAATCGCCGCGAGGTGGGCGGTGAGCCGGTGGCGGATATTCGCGTGCGCTACGCGCCGCTCAAGGGTATCCAGATCCCGGAAGATCAGGTGCCGCTCGCCATCGACGAGTTCCCGGCAATTTTTGTCGCCGCCTCCTGTGCGGAAGGGGAAACCGTACTTACCGGCGCGGAAGAGCTGCGGGTGAAGGAAAGTGATCGCATCCAGGCCATGGCGGACGGGCTCAAGATTCTCGGTATCAATGCCGAGCCTACGCCGGATGGCATTGTGATTCAGGGTAAGGGCGGCAACGGTGAAGTCGCGGTATTCGGCGGTGGCGAGGTGGACAGTCTCGGTGATCACCGGATTGCCATGTCGTTTGCGGTAGCGGCGTTGCGCGCGAGTGCGGACATCCGTATCTTGCACTGCGCCAATGTGGCCACGTCTTTCCCCAACTTTGCCGAGCTGGCGCAGGGTGCGGGAATGGATCTGGAGGTGCGCTGA
- the pheA gene encoding prephenate dehydratase, with amino-acid sequence MSENKPKQDERLLELRNRIDTIDSEIARLISERANCALEVAEVKKSNGEDALYYRPEREAQVLRRAMERNPGPLTNEEMARLFREIMSACLALEEPIKVAYLGPEGTFTQQAALKHFGHSAVSKPLAAIDEVFREVEAGAVNYGVVPVENSTEGVVNHTLDNFMTSNLKICGEVELRIHQHLMISDITRKESITRIYSHAQSLAQCRKWLDSYYPNVERVAVASNAEAARRVKGEWNAAAIAGDMAAELYGLKILNEKIEDRPDNSTRFLIIGSQAVPPSGDDKTSLMVSMRNAPGALHDLLAPFQHHKIDLTRVETRPAQSGNWTYVFFIDFVGHRERENVAAALKEVGACASDMKVLGSYPRGVL; translated from the coding sequence ATGTCTGAAAATAAGCCGAAGCAGGACGAGCGCCTGCTCGAACTGCGCAATCGCATCGACACTATCGACAGCGAAATTGCGCGGCTGATTTCCGAGCGCGCCAACTGCGCGCTGGAAGTCGCGGAAGTAAAAAAGAGCAATGGCGAAGATGCGCTCTACTACCGCCCCGAGCGTGAAGCCCAGGTGCTGCGCCGGGCAATGGAGCGCAACCCCGGCCCACTTACCAATGAAGAGATGGCGCGTCTGTTTCGCGAGATCATGTCTGCCTGTCTGGCGCTCGAGGAGCCGATCAAGGTGGCTTACCTCGGGCCTGAAGGTACCTTTACCCAGCAGGCGGCGCTTAAGCACTTCGGGCATTCCGCGGTTTCCAAGCCGCTGGCGGCTATCGACGAGGTGTTCCGCGAAGTGGAGGCGGGTGCGGTCAACTACGGCGTGGTGCCGGTGGAGAATTCCACCGAGGGTGTGGTAAACCACACTCTGGACAATTTCATGACGTCCAACCTGAAAATCTGCGGCGAAGTGGAATTGCGGATTCACCAGCACCTGATGATTTCCGACATCACCCGCAAGGAATCCATTACCCGCATCTACTCCCATGCACAGAGCCTGGCGCAGTGCCGCAAGTGGTTGGACTCCTACTATCCCAATGTGGAGCGAGTCGCGGTCGCGAGTAATGCCGAGGCGGCCAGGCGTGTGAAGGGTGAGTGGAATGCGGCGGCCATCGCCGGCGATATGGCGGCGGAGCTGTACGGTCTCAAGATCCTCAATGAGAAGATCGAAGATCGCCCTGACAACTCTACCCGCTTTCTGATCATCGGTTCGCAAGCGGTACCGCCCAGTGGCGACGATAAAACGTCGCTGATGGTATCCATGCGCAACGCGCCGGGTGCGCTGCACGACTTACTGGCACCGTTCCAGCACCACAAAATCGATCTGACCCGGGTGGAAACACGCCCGGCCCAGAGTGGCAACTGGACCTATGTGTTCTTTATCGATTTCGTCGGACACCGCGAGCGCGAAAATGTGGCAGCGGCACTGAAAGAGGTAGGCGCCTGCGCTTCAGATATGAAAGTGCTGGGCTCCTACCCCCGCGGAGTGCTGTAA
- the serC gene encoding 3-phosphoserine/phosphohydroxythreonine transaminase, with amino-acid sequence MRKFNFCAGPAALPEPVLRQAQEELLDWQGIGCSVMEVSHRSPEFVAVAEQSEQDLRDLLQIPDNYKVLFLQGGATAQFSAVPWNLFGADSRKADYIHTGQWAEKAIKEAERYGEVNIVASAEDRNFSYAPAADSWQESADAAYFHYTPNETIGGVEFPYIPEVKSPLVADMSSNILSQPIPVEKFGFIYAGAQKNIGPSGIAVGIVRDDLLDRALPEIPRSLSWKIAAEGQSMDNTPPTFAWYLSGLVFKWLKAQGGVDAMAELSLKKSGLLYGFLDRSAFFSCPVAKDSRSRMNVPFVLADDKLDKLFLQESEAAGLLNLKGHRSVGGMRASLYNAVPLEAVEALVAFMADFEQRHG; translated from the coding sequence ATGAGGAAGTTTAATTTCTGTGCGGGTCCTGCGGCGCTGCCGGAACCGGTGTTGCGCCAGGCGCAGGAAGAGTTGCTGGACTGGCAGGGTATCGGTTGCTCGGTGATGGAGGTCAGCCACCGCTCGCCGGAATTTGTCGCGGTGGCGGAGCAGTCCGAGCAGGATCTGCGCGACCTTCTGCAAATTCCCGACAACTACAAAGTGCTGTTTCTGCAGGGCGGGGCTACCGCCCAGTTCAGTGCGGTTCCGTGGAACCTGTTTGGTGCCGACAGCAGAAAGGCGGATTACATCCACACTGGCCAGTGGGCAGAAAAGGCCATCAAGGAAGCGGAGCGTTACGGTGAAGTCAACATCGTTGCTTCGGCGGAGGATCGCAACTTCTCCTACGCCCCTGCGGCAGATAGCTGGCAGGAAAGCGCGGACGCGGCCTATTTCCACTACACGCCCAATGAGACCATCGGTGGCGTGGAGTTTCCGTATATTCCGGAGGTGAAGAGCCCGCTGGTTGCGGACATGTCTTCGAACATCCTGTCGCAGCCGATTCCGGTGGAGAAATTTGGCTTTATCTACGCGGGTGCGCAGAAAAATATCGGCCCGTCCGGCATTGCTGTGGGAATCGTGCGCGATGACCTGCTGGATCGCGCGCTTCCGGAAATTCCGCGCAGCCTGAGCTGGAAGATCGCTGCGGAAGGCCAGTCCATGGATAACACGCCGCCGACGTTTGCGTGGTATCTCTCCGGGCTGGTGTTCAAGTGGCTCAAGGCTCAGGGTGGTGTCGACGCGATGGCAGAGCTCAGCCTGAAGAAGTCCGGTCTGCTGTACGGCTTCCTCGACCGTAGCGCATTTTTCTCCTGTCCGGTGGCGAAGGATAGTCGCTCGCGCATGAATGTGCCGTTTGTGTTGGCGGACGACAAGCTGGACAAGCTGTTCTTGCAAGAGTCGGAAGCGGCAGGGCTGTTGAACCTGAAAGGCCACCGTTCCGTTGGTGGTATGCGCGCGTCGCTGTACAACGCGGTTCCGCTGGAGGCGGTGGAGGCTCTGGTGGCCTTTATGGCTGACTTCGAGCAGCGTCACGGTTGA